A genomic region of Danio aesculapii chromosome 21, fDanAes4.1, whole genome shotgun sequence contains the following coding sequences:
- the c21h5orf15 gene encoding keratinocyte-associated transmembrane protein 2 produces the protein MAAVRKTRLEDSAMVKVLVLVSMLVFSVSCASLSPADGGPPAHVDSKEVKAPDTQNSNDLSNPNSGTLSQSAEVLNEDSAPAVEDKNSNKAVDVLTAPLANKDTESQDNDPKKQKNNPENLKNETEMLKSDMGNKQKDLKQPEADPKQPEADPKQPETDHKQPETDLKQPETDHKQPKTEPKQPETEPKQPETEPKQPETDHKQPETEPKQPEPEPKQPEPEPKQPEPEPKQPEPEPKQPEPDHKQPEPDHKQPEPDHKQPETDHKQPEPDHKQTETDHKQTETEPKQPETDQKQPEIKPKQPETEPKQQNNDPVQMADDSVQPKNDHKQQNNDPVHLKPTPAAPQTQSFTEYMADSTFPGPDLGFDDNTDDDDDDDDDDVGGVDDDVGNDVRVMSENFIGGISSPEDSQGKDIFRQVYKTPPESSEKNIYSTQDEDSHFFFHLVIIAFLVAIIYITYHNKRKLMLLAQSRRWRDGFCSRGVEYHRLDQNVHEAMPSLKMTNDYIF, from the exons ATGGCTGCGGTGCGGAAGACGCGACTTGAGGACTCAGCGATGGTGAAAGTGTTAGTTTTAGTGTCAATGCTGGTGTTTTCCGTGAGCTGCGCTTCACTTTCACCTGCAG ATGGTGGACCTCCAGCCCATGTGGACAGTAAAGAGGTGAAAGCTCCAGATACACAGAACAGCAATGACCTGAGCAACCCAAATAGCGGTACTTTGAGTCAATCAGCAGAGGTGTTGAATGAGGATTCAGCTCCTGCTGTTGAGgataaaaacagcaacaaagcAGTAGATGTTCTGACTGCTCCACTAGCTAATAAAGATACAGAATCACAAGATAATGATCCGAAGAAGCAGAAAAACAACCCAGAGAATCTGAAAAATGAGACAGAGATGTTAAAAAGTGACATGGGAAATAAACAAAAGGATTTGAAGCAGCCGGAAGCTGATCCCAAGCAGCCGGAAGCTGATCCCAAGCAGCCGGAAACTGATCACAAGCAGCCGGAAACTGATCTCAAGCAGCCGGAAACTGATCACAAGCAGCCGAAAACCGAGCCCAAGCAGCCGGAAACCGAGCCCAAGCAGCCGGAAACCGAGCCCAAGCAGCCGGAAACCGATCACAAGCAGCCGGAAACCGAGCCCAAGCAGCCGGAACCTGAGCCCAAGCAGCCGGAACCTGAGCCCAAGCAGCCGGAACCCGAGCCCAAGCAGCCGGAACCCGAGCCCAAGCAGCCGGAACCCGATCACAAGCAGCCGGAACCCGATCACAAGCAGCCGGAACCCGATCACAAGCAGCCGGAAACCGATCACAAGCAGCCGGAACCCGATCACAAGCAAACGGAAACCGATCACAAGCAAACGGAAACCGAGCCCAAGCAGCCGGAAACAGATCAAAAGCAGCCAGAAATCAAGCCCAAGCAGCCGGAAACCGAGCCCAAGCAGCAGAATAATGACCCTGTGCAGATGGCTGACGACTCTGTGCAGCCAAAAAATGACCACAAGCAGCAGAATAATGACCCAGTGCATCTGAAACCCACCCCTGCAGCACCGCAGACACAGAGCTTTACAGAATACATGGCTGACAGCACGTTTCCAGGACCAGACCTGGGCTTTGATGATAACAcagatgatgacgatgatgatgatgatgatgatgttggtgGTGTTGATGATGATGTTGGCAATGATGTTAGAGTTATGAGTGAAAACTTCATTGGTGGCATCAGCTCTCCTGAGGACAGCCAAGGCAAAGACATTTTCCGTCAGGTTTACAAAACTCCTCCTGAGAGCTCAGAGAAGAACATCTACAGCACCCAGGATGAAGACTCGCACTTCTTCTTCCATCTGGTCATCATCGCCTTCCTGGTGGCCATCATCTACATCACCTACCACAACAAGAGAAAG CTGATGCTGTTGGCCCAGAGCCGGCGCTGGAGGGACGGGTTCTGCTCGCGGGGTGT